One window of the Candidatus Jettenia sp. genome contains the following:
- a CDS encoding indole-3-glycerol phosphate synthase TrpC, whose amino-acid sequence MTILDEIYKYKLYEVAENKKRIPIEVLKENSRKGQRTRPFGAALKSDANICIIAEIKKASPSLGIIRENFNPIEIAHMYEVHGAAAISVLTDERFFQGSLSYLTGVKETTNLPILRKDFIIDPYQIYEARSAGADAILLIAALLLEKKFSIF is encoded by the coding sequence ATGACAATTTTAGATGAGATTTACAAGTATAAATTATATGAAGTCGCTGAAAACAAAAAGCGTATCCCCATTGAAGTTTTAAAAGAGAATAGCAGAAAAGGGCAAAGGACAAGGCCATTTGGTGCTGCCCTAAAATCTGATGCCAATATTTGTATTATCGCGGAAATTAAAAAGGCTTCTCCGTCTTTAGGTATTATCAGGGAAAATTTTAATCCAATAGAAATTGCCCATATGTATGAAGTCCATGGCGCTGCAGCTATTTCCGTACTTACCGATGAAAGGTTTTTTCAGGGAAGCTTATCATATTTAACCGGAGTAAAAGAAACCACAAATTTACCAATTCTCAGAAAGGATTTCATCATTGATCCATACCAAATTTACGAAGCTCGGTCTGCCGGGGCGGATGCCATACTGCTTATTGCCGCACTTCTTCTCGAGAAAAAATTCAGTATTTTTTAG
- a CDS encoding TMEM165/GDT1 family protein has protein sequence MDWKIIASTFITIFLAELGDKTQLASILMTSKTNKPVLVFVGTMLAFALVTVIGVAVGSVITKFVPLNFIKVGAAIAFIIIGILILLGKI, from the coding sequence ATGGATTGGAAGATTATTGCAAGCACCTTTATTACCATATTTTTAGCTGAGCTAGGGGATAAGACACAGCTTGCTTCTATCCTTATGACTAGCAAGACAAATAAACCTGTACTTGTTTTTGTTGGCACTATGCTTGCGTTTGCTCTGGTTACGGTTATTGGTGTTGCTGTAGGTTCAGTTATAACGAAATTTGTGCCTCTTAATTTTATTAAAGTGGGAGCAGCTATCGCTTTTATTATTATCGGTATTCTTATCCTATTGGGTAAAATTTAA
- the trxA gene encoding thioredoxin — MSEDVVVLTDANFEAEVLKSNIPVLVDFWAAWCGPCRQLAPVIDELAKEYKGKAKVGKFDTEENNSIPAKFGITAIPTIIVFKNGNTVNKMVGVKSKKDLKAALDAQLT; from the coding sequence ATGTCTGAAGACGTAGTTGTGCTTACCGATGCAAATTTTGAGGCAGAAGTGTTGAAGTCAAATATCCCTGTATTAGTGGATTTTTGGGCAGCGTGGTGTGGCCCATGCAGACAATTAGCTCCCGTAATAGATGAACTAGCAAAAGAATATAAAGGGAAGGCTAAAGTCGGAAAATTTGATACGGAAGAAAACAATAGCATCCCCGCCAAATTTGGGATCACAGCAATACCTACCATTATCGTGTTTAAAAATGGAAATACGGTGAATAAGATGGTAGGGGTAAAATCGAAGAAAGACTTAAAAGCAGCTCTGGATGCGCAATTAACATAA
- a CDS encoding archaemetzincin family Zn-dependent metalloprotease, whose product MRIEVIQFLSIIPFGLIQKEVLNFLQLELANIVGFQARIFNAQPIPQYAFNSKRNQYHSTRILESLKQIKARGELILGIVDVDLYVPELNFVFGEANILDSVCIISIMRLRQEYYGLPKNNKLFLERILKEAIHEIGHTYGLAHCDNPKCIMHFSNSLRDTDTKGPSFCFRCEVKIK is encoded by the coding sequence ATAGAGGTAATACAATTCCTTTCAATTATACCTTTTGGCTTAATCCAAAAAGAGGTTTTAAATTTCCTGCAACTTGAGTTAGCTAACATAGTTGGTTTTCAAGCAAGAATATTTAACGCACAACCCATACCACAATATGCGTTCAATTCAAAAAGGAACCAGTACCATTCTACAAGAATTCTGGAAAGTCTAAAACAAATAAAAGCAAGAGGAGAATTGATTCTTGGTATTGTGGACGTAGACTTATACGTACCAGAATTAAACTTTGTTTTCGGAGAAGCTAACATATTAGACAGTGTCTGTATCATATCGATAATGAGGCTTCGCCAGGAATATTATGGTTTACCTAAAAATAATAAGCTCTTTTTGGAACGTATTCTAAAAGAAGCAATTCACGAGATTGGCCATACTTACGGCTTAGCTCATTGTGATAACCCAAAATGCATCATGCATTTCTCAAATTCTCTCAGAGATACCGATACAAAAGGGCCGAGCTTCTGCTTCAGATGCGAGGTGAAAATCAAGTAA